Proteins encoded in a region of the Candidatus Methylomirabilota bacterium genome:
- a CDS encoding thioesterase family protein: protein MDWTSGAAAEAGYTVTEDQTAHAMGNAGVHVLATPFVVGLLESAAGAVIHPHLPAGAGSVGTMVEMRHLAATPVGMKVRAKATLLETDGRRFLFSVEAWDEKEKIAEGRHERFVVPDMAKFLGRALKKGSA from the coding sequence ATGGACTGGACGTCGGGCGCGGCCGCGGAGGCCGGCTACACCGTCACCGAGGACCAGACGGCGCACGCGATGGGGAACGCGGGCGTCCACGTCCTCGCCACGCCGTTCGTCGTGGGCCTCCTCGAGAGCGCCGCCGGCGCCGTCATCCATCCCCACCTCCCCGCGGGCGCGGGCTCGGTCGGGACGATGGTGGAGATGAGGCACCTCGCCGCGACGCCGGTGGGCATGAAGGTGCGCGCGAAGGCGACGCTCCTCGAGACCGACGGCCGGCGGTTCCTCTTCAGTGTCGAGGCGTGGGACGAGAAGGAGAAGATCGCCGAGGGGCGCCACGAGCGCTTCGTCGTCCCCGACATGGCGAAGTTCCTCGGGCGCGCGCTGAAGAAAGGGTCCGCCTGA
- a CDS encoding MaoC family dehydratase N-terminal domain-containing protein, producing MPIQINKGVVGKEFPPYVVTVERGKIKEFARAIGDANPFHLDDRVGRASPWGDIIAPPTFTITFRDETADTGALLRELGTDISRVLHGEQEFEIFRPIRPGESYVCRSKVLDVYEKTGKSGPMAFVVRETAITDTTNEIVATMRHITVVRL from the coding sequence ATGCCGATCCAGATCAACAAGGGCGTCGTCGGCAAGGAGTTCCCGCCCTACGTCGTCACCGTCGAGCGCGGGAAGATCAAGGAGTTCGCCCGCGCGATCGGCGATGCGAACCCGTTCCACCTCGACGATCGCGTCGGGCGGGCGTCCCCGTGGGGTGACATCATCGCGCCGCCGACGTTCACCATCACGTTCCGGGACGAGACCGCCGACACCGGCGCGCTCCTCCGCGAGCTCGGCACCGACATCTCACGCGTGCTCCACGGCGAGCAGGAGTTCGAGATCTTCCGGCCGATCAGGCCCGGCGAGAGCTACGTCTGCCGGTCGAAGGTCCTCGACGTCTACGAAAAGACCGGCAAGAGCGGCCCGATGGCCTTCGTGGTCCGCGAGACCGCGATCACCGACACGACGAACGAGATCGTCGCCACCATGCGGCACATCACGGTGGTCCGCCTGTGA